One Cupriavidus oxalaticus genomic region harbors:
- the gudD gene encoding glucarate dehydratase: MTHPATSAAPATYAGAGQTPVVTELTVVPVAGHDSMLMNLSGAHGPYFTRNIVILRDSAGHTGVGEVPGGEGIRQTLEDARPLLVGQPIGQYQAILNRVRATFASRDAGGRGLQTFDLRITIHAVTALEAALLDLLGQHLEVPVAALLGEGQQRDAVEMLGYLFYVGDRQRTTLDYRTEADADNAWFRLRNEVAMTPEAVVRLAEAAYERYGFNDFKLKGGVLRGEEEMQAILALAERFPKARITLDPNGAWSLAEAVRLCRDKRGVLAYAEDPCGAEDGYSGREVMAEFRTATGLPTATNMIATDWRQMGHAVRLQSVDIPLADPHFWTMQGSVRVAQMCAEWGLTWGSHSNNHFDISLAMFTHVAAAAPGRVTAIDTHWIWQDGENLTRAPLKIENGLVQVPKTPGLGVELDMDALGRAHALYRSKGLGARDDAIAMQFLIPGWQFNNKAPCMVR, translated from the coding sequence ATGACCCATCCCGCCACTTCCGCCGCCCCCGCCACATACGCCGGTGCCGGCCAGACCCCCGTGGTGACCGAACTCACCGTGGTGCCCGTGGCCGGGCACGACAGCATGCTGATGAACCTGTCCGGCGCCCATGGCCCGTACTTCACGCGCAATATCGTGATCCTGCGCGACAGCGCCGGCCACACCGGCGTGGGCGAAGTGCCGGGCGGAGAAGGCATCCGCCAGACGCTGGAAGACGCCCGCCCGCTGCTGGTCGGGCAGCCCATCGGCCAATACCAGGCCATCCTGAACCGCGTGCGCGCCACCTTCGCCAGCCGCGACGCCGGCGGCCGCGGCCTGCAGACCTTCGACCTGCGCATCACCATCCACGCCGTCACCGCACTGGAAGCGGCGCTGCTCGACCTGCTCGGCCAGCACCTGGAGGTGCCGGTGGCGGCACTGCTGGGCGAAGGCCAGCAGCGCGACGCCGTCGAGATGCTGGGCTACCTGTTCTATGTCGGCGACCGCCAGCGCACCACGCTGGACTACCGCACCGAAGCCGATGCCGACAACGCCTGGTTCCGCCTGCGCAACGAAGTGGCGATGACGCCGGAGGCGGTCGTCCGCCTGGCCGAGGCCGCGTACGAGCGCTATGGCTTCAACGACTTCAAGCTCAAGGGCGGCGTGCTGCGCGGCGAAGAAGAAATGCAGGCGATCCTGGCACTGGCCGAGCGCTTCCCGAAGGCGCGCATCACGCTCGACCCCAACGGCGCCTGGTCGCTGGCCGAGGCCGTGCGCCTGTGCCGCGACAAACGCGGCGTGCTGGCCTACGCCGAAGACCCGTGCGGCGCCGAGGACGGCTATTCCGGCCGCGAAGTGATGGCCGAGTTCCGTACTGCCACCGGCCTGCCCACGGCGACCAACATGATTGCCACCGACTGGCGCCAGATGGGCCACGCGGTGCGCCTGCAGTCGGTCGACATCCCGCTGGCCGACCCGCACTTCTGGACCATGCAGGGTTCGGTGCGCGTGGCGCAGATGTGCGCCGAATGGGGCCTGACCTGGGGCTCGCACTCGAACAACCACTTCGATATCTCGCTGGCGATGTTCACCCACGTGGCCGCCGCCGCGCCGGGCCGCGTCACCGCTATCGACACGCACTGGATCTGGCAGGACGGCGAGAACCTGACCAGGGCGCCGCTGAAGATCGAGAACGGCCTGGTGCAGGTGCCGAAGACGCCGGGGCTGGGCGTGGAGCTCGACATGGACGCGCTGGGCCGCGCCCATGCGCTGTACCGGAGCAAGGGCCTGGGCGCGCGCGACGACGCCATCGCCATGCAGTTCCTGATCCCCGGCTGGCAGTTCAACAACAAGGCGCCCTGCATGGTGCGCTAA
- a CDS encoding aldehyde dehydrogenase (NADP(+)), producing the protein MHITGDMLIGAQAVRGAQSTLQAINPSTGEVLGPDFHGGGQADVERACALAEAAFDTYRHTSSEQRAAFLEAIAAGIEALGDTLIERAHQESGLPVARLQGERGRTAGQLRLFATVLREGRWQGATFDAALPERTPPRPDLRMQRIAIGPVAVFGASNFPLAFSVAGGDTASALAAGCPVVVKAHSAHLGTSELVGRVIQKAVQDAGLPEGVFSLLVGAGNIVGTALVSHPAIQAVGFTGSRSGGMALMQAANARPQPIPVYAEMSSINPVFLLPAALQARGAEIGRQLVDSLVLGVGQFCTNPGLVIGIEGPALDQFRAAALDALGGKPAATMLTPGIHAAYEKGVAQLSSLDGLQRIGDGVAATGVNQARPVMFETTAAQFVADHRMQAEVFGPSTVLVVCRDLEEVLALANQLEGQLTATMQLDDADHEAARRLLPVLERKSGRVLCNGYPTGVEVAYAMVHGGPFPATSDVRSTSVGATAIDRFLRPVCYQNLPQGLLPAALRG; encoded by the coding sequence ATGCACATCACCGGCGACATGCTGATTGGCGCGCAAGCCGTGCGCGGCGCGCAATCGACGCTGCAGGCTATCAACCCCTCCACGGGTGAAGTCCTGGGCCCCGACTTCCACGGCGGCGGCCAGGCCGACGTCGAGCGCGCCTGCGCGCTGGCCGAAGCGGCCTTCGATACCTATCGCCATACCTCGTCCGAGCAGCGCGCGGCGTTCCTGGAAGCGATCGCCGCCGGCATCGAGGCGCTGGGCGACACGCTGATCGAGCGCGCGCACCAGGAAAGCGGCCTGCCGGTCGCGCGCCTGCAGGGCGAGCGCGGCCGCACCGCCGGCCAGCTGCGCCTATTCGCCACCGTACTGCGCGAGGGCCGCTGGCAAGGCGCCACCTTCGACGCCGCGCTGCCCGAGCGCACCCCGCCGCGCCCCGACCTGCGCATGCAGCGCATCGCCATTGGGCCGGTGGCCGTGTTTGGCGCGAGCAACTTTCCGCTGGCCTTCTCCGTGGCCGGCGGCGACACGGCCTCGGCGCTGGCCGCCGGTTGCCCGGTGGTGGTCAAGGCGCACTCCGCGCACCTGGGTACGTCCGAACTGGTCGGCCGCGTGATCCAGAAGGCCGTGCAGGACGCCGGCCTGCCGGAAGGCGTGTTCTCGCTGCTGGTGGGCGCGGGCAATATTGTCGGCACGGCGCTGGTGTCGCATCCCGCGATCCAGGCGGTCGGCTTTACCGGCTCGCGTTCGGGTGGCATGGCCCTGATGCAGGCGGCCAACGCACGCCCGCAGCCGATTCCCGTGTATGCCGAGATGAGCAGCATCAACCCGGTGTTCCTGCTGCCTGCGGCACTGCAGGCGCGCGGCGCCGAGATCGGCCGCCAGCTGGTCGATTCGCTGGTGCTGGGCGTGGGCCAGTTCTGCACCAACCCCGGCCTGGTGATCGGCATCGAAGGCCCGGCGCTGGACCAGTTCCGTGCCGCGGCGCTCGACGCGCTGGGCGGCAAGCCGGCCGCGACCATGCTGACGCCGGGCATCCATGCCGCCTATGAAAAGGGCGTGGCGCAGCTGTCGTCGCTGGATGGCCTGCAGCGCATTGGCGACGGCGTTGCCGCCACGGGTGTCAACCAGGCCCGACCGGTGATGTTCGAAACCACCGCCGCGCAGTTCGTGGCCGACCACCGCATGCAGGCCGAGGTGTTCGGCCCGTCGACCGTGCTGGTGGTGTGCCGCGACCTGGAAGAGGTGCTGGCGCTGGCCAACCAGCTCGAAGGCCAACTGACCGCTACGATGCAGCTCGACGATGCCGACCACGAGGCCGCACGCCGACTGCTGCCGGTGCTGGAGCGCAAGTCCGGGCGCGTGCTGTGCAACGGCTATCCGACCGGGGTGGAGGTGGCTTATGCCATGGTGCATGGCGGCCCGTTCCCAGCCACGTCGGACGTGCGTTCGACCTCGGTTGGGGCCACGGCGATCGATCGCTTCCTGCGGCCGGTCTGCTACCAGAACCTGCCGCAGGGGTTGCTGCCGGCGGCGCTGCGGGGATAA
- a CDS encoding response regulator transcription factor: MTTILIVDDHPAMRLILKTHLLQLLGVDEVLEADNGQSALDLVRARMPDLVLLDLDIPRSSGLDVAPRLRAIHPQVRLLVVTALDPAVFVSRAWQVGAQGFVSKTQDLKEILRAVESVLAGYTVFPAMGRDGGSRHAVSADDEMLRRLSDKELVVLQMLARGMSYKAISASLFISNKTVSSYKARIMAKLQVSSLVELVDFARRCHLAL, from the coding sequence ATGACCACCATCCTGATCGTTGACGACCACCCGGCGATGCGGCTGATTCTCAAGACCCACCTGCTGCAGCTGCTCGGCGTCGATGAAGTGCTCGAGGCCGACAACGGGCAAAGCGCGCTCGATCTGGTGCGCGCGCGCATGCCCGACCTCGTGCTGCTCGATCTCGACATTCCGCGCTCGAGCGGCCTCGACGTGGCGCCGCGCCTGCGGGCGATCCATCCGCAGGTGCGCCTGCTGGTGGTGACGGCGCTCGACCCGGCGGTGTTCGTCAGCCGCGCGTGGCAGGTCGGCGCGCAGGGCTTTGTCAGCAAGACGCAGGACCTGAAGGAAATCCTGCGCGCGGTCGAGTCTGTGCTGGCCGGCTACACGGTGTTCCCCGCGATGGGGCGGGATGGCGGCTCGCGCCATGCCGTTTCCGCCGACGACGAGATGCTGCGCCGGCTTTCCGACAAGGAACTGGTGGTGCTGCAGATGCTGGCGCGCGGCATGTCGTACAAGGCCATCAGTGCCAGCCTGTTTATCAGCAACAAGACCGTCAGCAGCTACAAGGCGCGCATCATGGCCAAGCTGCAGGTGTCGTCGCTGGTGGAACTGGTCGACTTCGCGCGCCGCTGCCACCTCGCCTTGTAG
- a CDS encoding Bug family tripartite tricarboxylate transporter substrate binding protein yields MTQGRRIFLKQTSALAAGIAAGPLAGLATGTNVAHAAQQAWPTRPIRLVVPYTAGGSSDIIARLISKQLGEALGQSVVVDNKPGANGNVGAAMVAQATDNHTLMLCDIGALAISPSVYTKLSFNIAKDLKPVTMLAYSPHLLVVHPSVQVSSVKELVELSRRSQLNFAVTAIGSAPHLAGVAVEQATGAKWQYVPYKGGSQAIADTVGGSAQVLMNGMLATLPHVQSGKLKLIAQSKRTRMPLLQNVPTIAEQGVPNFESGTWQGVMAPASMPDALVTRLNAELIKIIRAPELRSQLVAQGAEVVTMTPAETGKFFVAEQARWAGVVKQAGIKLEA; encoded by the coding sequence ATGACCCAGGGACGCCGCATCTTCCTCAAGCAGACTTCCGCGCTGGCCGCGGGCATCGCCGCCGGCCCGCTGGCCGGGCTGGCCACCGGCACCAACGTTGCCCATGCCGCCCAACAGGCGTGGCCGACGCGCCCGATCCGCCTGGTGGTGCCGTACACCGCCGGCGGTTCGTCCGACATCATCGCGCGGCTGATCAGCAAGCAACTGGGCGAAGCGCTGGGCCAGTCCGTGGTGGTCGACAACAAGCCGGGCGCCAACGGCAACGTCGGCGCGGCCATGGTTGCGCAGGCGACCGACAACCACACGCTGATGCTGTGCGATATCGGCGCGCTGGCGATCAGCCCGTCGGTCTATACCAAGCTCAGCTTCAATATCGCCAAGGACCTGAAGCCGGTGACGATGCTGGCTTACTCGCCGCACCTGCTGGTGGTGCATCCGTCGGTGCAGGTCAGCAGCGTGAAGGAACTGGTCGAGCTGTCCAGGCGCAGCCAGCTGAACTTTGCCGTGACCGCGATCGGCAGCGCGCCGCACCTGGCCGGCGTGGCGGTGGAACAGGCCACTGGCGCAAAGTGGCAATACGTGCCGTACAAGGGTGGCTCGCAGGCGATTGCGGACACCGTGGGCGGCAGCGCGCAGGTGCTGATGAACGGCATGCTGGCCACGCTGCCGCATGTGCAGTCGGGCAAGCTCAAGCTGATCGCCCAATCCAAGCGCACGCGCATGCCGCTGCTGCAGAACGTGCCGACCATTGCCGAGCAGGGCGTGCCCAACTTCGAGTCGGGCACGTGGCAGGGCGTGATGGCGCCGGCCAGCATGCCGGATGCGCTGGTGACGCGGCTGAACGCCGAGCTGATCAAGATCATCCGCGCGCCGGAGCTGCGTTCGCAACTGGTGGCGCAGGGGGCTGAAGTGGTGACGATGACGCCGGCCGAGACCGGCAAGTTCTTCGTGGCCGAACAGGCGCGCTGGGCGGGGGTGGTGAAGCAGGCGGGGATCAAGCTGGAGGCTTGA
- a CDS encoding FadR/GntR family transcriptional regulator has product MPTARNPALSDPLAAAGGAPNAAAAVPLRRRGRTLAEEVVQALSEEIRQGQLKPGDKLPTESEIMATQGVSRTVVREALSRLQASGLVETRHGIGTFVLARAAEAPSPFRIGPDTLGTAIDVMAMLEFRVSLEAEAAGLAAARHSNAQLAAMRQALDELKRNTGAGSDAVDSDFAFHLAIARATGNRYFTDIMGHLGTMLIPRSRLQVNTPEREQYLERVQFEHENIYDAIERRDPDAAKAAMRMHLTNSRERLRKASGSGSAQPA; this is encoded by the coding sequence ATGCCTACCGCACGCAACCCTGCCCTGTCCGACCCGCTTGCCGCTGCCGGCGGCGCGCCCAACGCCGCTGCGGCCGTGCCGTTACGCCGCCGCGGCCGCACCCTGGCCGAGGAAGTGGTGCAGGCGCTCTCCGAAGAGATCCGCCAGGGCCAGCTCAAGCCCGGCGACAAGCTGCCGACCGAATCGGAAATCATGGCGACACAGGGCGTCAGCCGCACCGTGGTGCGCGAGGCCTTGTCGCGGCTGCAGGCCAGCGGCCTGGTCGAGACCCGCCACGGCATCGGCACGTTCGTGCTGGCGCGCGCCGCGGAAGCGCCGTCGCCGTTCCGCATCGGCCCGGATACGCTGGGCACCGCGATCGATGTGATGGCGATGCTGGAATTCCGCGTCAGCCTGGAGGCAGAGGCTGCCGGACTGGCCGCCGCGCGCCACAGCAACGCCCAACTGGCCGCCATGCGCCAGGCGCTGGACGAGCTCAAGCGCAATACCGGGGCCGGCAGCGACGCGGTGGACAGCGATTTTGCCTTCCACCTGGCCATCGCCCGCGCCACCGGCAACCGCTACTTCACCGATATCATGGGCCACCTGGGCACCATGCTGATCCCGCGCAGCCGGCTGCAGGTCAATACGCCGGAACGCGAGCAGTATTTGGAGCGGGTCCAGTTCGAGCACGAGAACATCTACGACGCGATCGAGCGCCGCGACCCGGACGCGGCCAAGGCGGCGATGCGCATGCACCTGACCAACAGCCGCGAGCGGCTGCGCAAGGCGTCGGGCTCCGGCAGCGCGCAGCCGGCCTGA
- the kdgD gene encoding 5-dehydro-4-deoxyglucarate dehydratase, with protein MLAPNELKQIVSEGLLSFPITDFDAKGDFNAKSYAARLEWLAPYGATALFAAGGTGEFFSLTPADYTAVVDTAVRTCAGKVPILAGAGGPTRTAIAYAQEAQRLGAAGVLLLPHYLTEASQDGIAAHVEEVCKSVDIGVIVYNRANSKLNAEQLSRLADRCPNLIGFKDGVGDIEAMVSIRRKLGDRFSYLGGLPTAEVYAAAYKALGVPVYSSAVFNFIPKTAMDFYRAIAADDQETVGRLIDNFFLPYLAIRNRKAGYAVSIVKAGARIVGRDGGPVRAPLTDLTGEEMEMLGTLINKLGPQ; from the coding sequence ATGCTCGCACCCAACGAACTCAAGCAGATCGTCTCCGAAGGCCTGCTGTCCTTTCCCATCACCGACTTCGACGCCAAGGGCGACTTCAACGCGAAGTCCTATGCCGCCCGCCTGGAATGGCTGGCGCCGTACGGTGCCACCGCACTGTTCGCCGCCGGCGGCACCGGCGAGTTCTTCTCGCTGACCCCGGCCGACTACACCGCCGTGGTCGACACCGCGGTCAGGACCTGCGCCGGCAAGGTGCCCATCCTGGCCGGCGCAGGCGGCCCGACCCGCACCGCCATCGCCTATGCGCAGGAAGCCCAGCGCCTGGGCGCGGCCGGCGTGCTGCTGCTGCCGCACTACCTGACCGAAGCCAGCCAGGACGGCATCGCCGCCCACGTGGAAGAGGTCTGCAAGTCGGTCGACATCGGCGTGATCGTCTACAACCGCGCCAACTCCAAACTGAACGCCGAGCAGCTGTCCCGCCTGGCCGACCGTTGCCCCAACCTGATCGGCTTCAAGGACGGCGTGGGCGACATCGAAGCCATGGTCAGCATCCGCCGCAAGCTGGGCGACCGCTTCTCGTACCTGGGCGGCCTGCCCACGGCCGAGGTCTACGCCGCCGCCTACAAGGCGCTGGGCGTGCCGGTGTACTCGTCGGCGGTGTTCAACTTCATCCCGAAGACCGCGATGGACTTCTACCGCGCTATCGCCGCGGACGACCAGGAGACGGTGGGCCGCCTGATCGACAACTTCTTCCTGCCGTACCTGGCCATCCGCAACCGCAAGGCCGGCTATGCCGTGAGCATCGTCAAGGCCGGCGCCCGCATCGTCGGCCGCGACGGCGGCCCGGTGCGCGCGCCGCTGACCGACCTGACCGGCGAAGAGATGGAAATGCTGGGCACGCTGATCAACAAGCTCGGCCCGCAGTAA
- a CDS encoding DedA family protein/thiosulfate sulfurtransferase GlpE, whose product MGELQALLENHGLMLVFLNVLVEQAGLPVPAYPMLFVAGALGMQETGPSIGAVLAAVIVACLIADTGWYFAGRRLGQPMLRTICKVSISPDTCIRQTQSLYLRVGPRSLVVAKLLPGAGALSTAMAGMTGTPLPVFLFYDAIGALVWAGSGLLIGVVFSDFIDAILEGFSTYGHMAVVAVVGAFLVFLAWRSWRRFRLLRITRRVPRMSVDELESRRVAGTLPVVIDVRAHGDMPMERIPGSMVLDMQGALDSLDALGVPPAEADIVVYCACPHEMSAALLAERLRVAGYPRTWALAGGFDEWKRRHGETVPPAVTHPDPGKATAR is encoded by the coding sequence GTGGGAGAGTTGCAAGCCTTGCTGGAAAACCACGGGCTGATGCTGGTATTCCTGAACGTGCTGGTTGAACAGGCGGGGCTGCCGGTGCCGGCGTACCCGATGCTGTTCGTCGCCGGCGCGCTCGGCATGCAGGAAACCGGTCCGTCGATCGGCGCGGTGCTGGCCGCGGTGATCGTCGCCTGCCTGATCGCCGATACCGGCTGGTACTTCGCCGGCCGCCGGCTGGGGCAGCCGATGCTGCGCACCATCTGCAAGGTATCGATCTCGCCCGATACCTGCATCCGCCAGACCCAGTCGCTGTACCTGCGCGTGGGGCCGCGCTCGCTGGTGGTCGCGAAACTGCTGCCCGGTGCCGGCGCGCTGTCCACCGCGATGGCCGGCATGACCGGCACGCCGTTGCCGGTGTTCCTGTTCTATGACGCGATCGGCGCGCTAGTATGGGCGGGCAGCGGCCTGCTGATCGGCGTGGTGTTCAGCGACTTCATCGATGCCATCCTGGAAGGCTTCAGCACCTACGGCCATATGGCCGTGGTGGCGGTGGTGGGGGCATTCCTGGTGTTCCTGGCATGGCGCTCGTGGCGCCGCTTCCGGCTGCTGCGCATCACCAGGCGCGTACCGCGCATGAGCGTGGATGAACTGGAATCGCGCCGCGTGGCCGGCACGCTGCCCGTCGTGATCGACGTGAGGGCCCATGGCGACATGCCGATGGAGCGCATCCCCGGCTCGATGGTGCTCGACATGCAGGGCGCGCTCGACAGCCTCGACGCGCTGGGCGTGCCGCCCGCCGAGGCCGACATCGTGGTCTATTGCGCCTGCCCGCACGAGATGTCCGCGGCGCTGCTGGCCGAACGCCTGCGCGTTGCCGGCTACCCCAGGACCTGGGCGCTGGCCGGGGGCTTTGACGAATGGAAGCGGCGGCACGGCGAGACCGTGCCGCCTGCCGTCACGCATCCCGATCCGGGCAAGGCGACGGCACGCTGA
- a CDS encoding Bug family tripartite tricarboxylate transporter substrate binding protein → MYPFQRTGALRLQDWLRAVAAGSVLTVAALAALAAGNARAAQDWPQRPVSVVVPFPAGGSTDTIARMLTAPLNEKLGQPFVVDNKPGATGAIGATFVKRAPADGYTMLVASIGVFAVNPFLQKNLGYDPVKDFDLLTVAVRAPNVLVVNPQFPANNVQELVAHMKKNPGKVSFASSGAGSSDHLTAALFWQKTGTDGLHVPYKGGAPAISDLLAGQVDVSFQNINAVLQHIRTGKLKALAVTADKRPAVLPDVPTMAEAGVKEVEVYSWQGVAAPRGLPADVKTRLHGALVGALNDPKMRQKLSENGFEVVANTPEQFSQFEAQELQRWKTVIEKGRIVLD, encoded by the coding sequence ATGTATCCCTTCCAACGCACGGGCGCGCTGCGCCTGCAAGACTGGCTGCGCGCGGTTGCAGCCGGCTCGGTGCTGACGGTCGCGGCGCTGGCCGCGCTGGCGGCCGGCAACGCCCGCGCCGCGCAGGACTGGCCGCAGCGCCCGGTTTCGGTGGTGGTGCCATTCCCCGCGGGCGGCTCCACCGACACCATCGCGCGCATGCTGACGGCGCCGCTCAACGAGAAGCTGGGCCAGCCCTTCGTGGTCGACAACAAGCCCGGCGCGACCGGCGCCATCGGTGCGACCTTCGTCAAGCGCGCGCCGGCGGACGGCTACACCATGCTGGTGGCGTCGATCGGCGTCTTCGCCGTCAACCCGTTCCTGCAGAAGAACCTGGGCTACGACCCGGTCAAGGACTTCGACCTGCTGACGGTGGCGGTGCGCGCGCCCAACGTGCTGGTGGTCAATCCGCAGTTCCCGGCAAACAACGTGCAGGAACTGGTGGCGCACATGAAGAAGAACCCGGGCAAGGTCAGCTTTGCCTCGTCCGGCGCGGGCTCGTCCGACCACCTGACCGCGGCGCTGTTCTGGCAGAAGACCGGCACCGACGGCCTGCACGTGCCGTACAAGGGCGGTGCGCCGGCCATCTCCGACCTGCTCGCCGGCCAGGTGGACGTGTCGTTCCAGAATATCAACGCGGTGCTGCAGCACATCCGCACCGGCAAGCTCAAGGCGCTGGCGGTGACGGCGGACAAGCGCCCGGCCGTGCTGCCCGACGTGCCGACCATGGCGGAGGCCGGCGTCAAGGAAGTCGAGGTCTATTCCTGGCAGGGCGTGGCCGCGCCGCGCGGGCTGCCCGCCGACGTGAAGACGCGCCTGCACGGCGCGCTGGTCGGCGCGCTGAACGATCCGAAGATGCGCCAGAAGCTGTCGGAGAACGGCTTCGAGGTGGTGGCGAATACGCCCGAGCAATTCAGCCAGTTTGAAGCGCAGGAACTGCAACGCTGGAAGACCGTGATCGAGAAGGGCCGCATCGTGCTCGACTGA
- the fusA gene encoding elongation factor G, which translates to MPRKTPIERYRNIGISAHIDAGKTTTTERILFYTGVNHKLGEVHDGAATMDWMEQEQERGITITSAATTAFWKGMAGNYPEHRINIIDTPGHVDFTIEVERSMRVLDGACMVYDAVGGVQPQSETVWRQANKYAVPRIAFVNKMDRVGADFFRVQAQIADRLKGRAVPIQIPLGAEDHFLGVIDLVKMKAIVWDDASQGVRFEYREIPAELLPTAQAWRDKMVEAAAEADEALLERYLSGEALTEEQIKRGLRKRTIANEIVPMLCGSAFKNKGVQSMLDAVIDYLPSPADVPAILGHTEDDREAERHPSDDEPFSALAFKIMTDPFVGQLIFFRVYSGVVNSGDTVYNPLKAKRERLGRILQMHANVRQEIKEVRAGDIAAAVGLKEATTGDTLCDPDKVIILERMSFPEPVISQAVEPRTKADQEKMGMALNRLAQEDPSFRVNTDEESGQTIISGMGELHLEILVERMRREFNVEASVGKPQVAYRETIRQPVKDVEGKFIKQSGGRGQYGHVVLNLEPMPHGAGYEFVDAIKGGVVPREFIPAVDKGIRETLQAGVLAGYPVVDIKATLVFGSYHDVDSNENAFRMAGSMAFKEGMRRARPALLEPMMAVEVETPEEFTGNVMGDLSSRRGMVHGMDDIAGGGGKIVRAEVPLATMFGYSTTLRSLTQGRATFTMEFKHYAEAPANVAEAVISAKKLG; encoded by the coding sequence GTGCCCCGCAAGACCCCCATCGAGCGCTACCGCAACATCGGCATCAGCGCGCATATCGACGCCGGCAAGACCACGACGACCGAACGCATCCTGTTCTACACGGGCGTCAACCACAAGCTGGGCGAAGTGCACGATGGCGCTGCCACCATGGACTGGATGGAGCAGGAGCAGGAGCGTGGCATCACCATCACGTCGGCTGCCACCACCGCCTTCTGGAAAGGCATGGCCGGCAATTACCCCGAACACCGTATCAACATCATCGATACGCCGGGACACGTCGACTTCACCATCGAAGTCGAGCGCTCGATGCGCGTGCTCGACGGCGCCTGCATGGTCTACGATGCGGTCGGCGGCGTGCAGCCGCAATCCGAGACGGTCTGGCGCCAGGCCAACAAGTACGCGGTGCCGCGCATCGCCTTCGTCAACAAGATGGACCGCGTCGGCGCGGACTTCTTCCGCGTGCAGGCGCAGATCGCCGACCGCCTCAAGGGGCGCGCCGTGCCGATCCAGATCCCGCTCGGCGCCGAAGACCATTTCCTGGGCGTGATCGACCTGGTCAAGATGAAGGCCATCGTCTGGGACGATGCCAGCCAGGGCGTTCGCTTCGAGTACCGGGAGATCCCTGCCGAGCTGCTGCCGACCGCGCAGGCCTGGCGCGACAAGATGGTCGAAGCCGCCGCCGAGGCCGACGAGGCGCTGCTCGAGCGCTACCTGTCGGGTGAAGCGCTGACCGAAGAGCAGATCAAGCGAGGCCTGCGCAAGCGCACCATCGCCAACGAGATCGTGCCGATGCTGTGCGGCAGCGCCTTCAAGAACAAGGGCGTGCAGAGCATGCTCGATGCGGTCATCGACTACCTGCCCTCGCCCGCGGACGTGCCGGCCATCCTCGGCCACACCGAGGACGACCGCGAGGCCGAGCGCCATCCGAGCGACGACGAGCCGTTCTCGGCGCTGGCGTTCAAGATCATGACCGACCCCTTCGTCGGCCAGCTGATCTTCTTCCGCGTGTATTCGGGCGTGGTCAATTCCGGTGACACCGTCTACAACCCGCTCAAGGCCAAGCGCGAGCGGCTCGGCCGCATCCTGCAGATGCATGCCAACGTGCGCCAGGAGATCAAGGAAGTGCGCGCCGGCGACATCGCCGCGGCGGTCGGACTGAAGGAGGCAACCACCGGCGATACGCTGTGCGACCCGGACAAGGTCATCATCCTGGAGCGCATGAGCTTCCCCGAACCCGTGATCTCGCAGGCGGTGGAGCCCAGGACCAAGGCCGACCAGGAAAAGATGGGCATGGCGCTGAACCGCCTGGCGCAGGAGGACCCGTCGTTCCGCGTGAACACCGACGAGGAATCCGGCCAGACCATCATCTCGGGCATGGGCGAGCTGCACCTGGAAATCCTGGTCGAGCGCATGCGCCGCGAGTTCAACGTGGAAGCGTCGGTGGGCAAGCCGCAGGTGGCTTACCGCGAGACCATCCGCCAGCCGGTCAAGGACGTGGAAGGCAAGTTCATCAAGCAGTCCGGCGGCCGCGGCCAGTACGGCCACGTGGTGCTGAACCTCGAGCCGATGCCGCACGGTGCCGGGTACGAATTCGTCGACGCGATCAAGGGCGGCGTGGTGCCGCGCGAGTTTATCCCGGCGGTGGACAAGGGCATCCGCGAGACCTTGCAGGCGGGCGTGCTGGCCGGCTATCCGGTGGTGGACATCAAGGCCACGCTGGTGTTCGGCTCGTACCACGACGTCGACTCGAACGAGAATGCCTTCCGCATGGCGGGCTCGATGGCGTTCAAGGAAGGCATGCGCCGGGCCCGGCCGGCGCTGCTGGAGCCGATGATGGCGGTCGAGGTCGAAACGCCTGAGGAGTTCACCGGCAACGTGATGGGCGACCTGTCGTCACGCCGCGGCATGGTGCACGGCATGGACGACATTGCCGGTGGCGGCGGCAAGATCGTGCGCGCCGAAGTGCCGCTGGCGACGATGTTCGGCTACTCGACCACGCTGCGCTCGCTGACGCAGGGCCGTGCGACGTTCACCATGGAGTTCAAGCACTATGCCGAGGCACCGGCCAACGTCGCCGAAGCGGTGATTTCGGCGAAGAAGCTGGGCTAG